In Brachypodium distachyon strain Bd21 chromosome 2, Brachypodium_distachyon_v3.0, whole genome shotgun sequence, one genomic interval encodes:
- the LOC112270920 gene encoding uncharacterized protein LOC112270920, translating to MIHMELISSSSSSSSSLARSGVAFLALTICCSMAFCSAAAAAAQDAVDHPDGGHVPVNPPPSPWFPWPRRPGKAPLFVLAPPPPLPETKTLAGPHRKTLQQKTVAN from the exons ATGATTCATATGGAGctaatctcctcctcctcctcttcttcttcttcgctcGCACGCAGCGGCGTCGCCTTCCTAGCTCTCACCATATGCTGTTCCATGGCATTttgctcggcggcggcggcggcggcccaag ATGCAGTAGATCATCCGGACGGAGGCCATGTGCCAGTTAATCCTCCCCCGTCGCCGTGGTTCCCGTGGCCAAGGCGGCCGGGAAAGGCGCCGCTCTTCGTtctggcgccgccaccgccattgccggagacgaagacgcTCGCAGGGCCGCACCGCAAGACCCTGCAGCAGAAGACTGTTGCGAATTAG
- the LOC112270919 gene encoding uncharacterized protein LOC112270919 isoform X2 yields MEVKQQQQQRRYCRSFLVHTLLLLLFLTIFPVLNAGLLLTGGEMSTAGRDGGGSSVCLNDQFCRRNVYRRSFLNFSLEKSLWEGETVAVLLRHRRPARTLTRLPRCRCRRTKKASPTGDRGLKLQVSCRRTVWFRFWQMKSVHGKKAISHLFFLADYCR; encoded by the exons ATGGAAgtaaagcagcagcagcagcagcgacgaTACTGCCGCTCCTTCCTCGTCCAtacgctgctgctgctgctgttcctgACCATTTTCCCGGTGCTCAACGCCGGCTTACTCCTCACCGGAG GAGAAATGTCTACAGCTGggcgagacggcggcggtTCTTCTGTCTGTCTGAATGATCAATTCTGTAGGAGAAATGTCTACAGACGATCATTTCTGAACTTTAGCTTA GAGAAAAGTCTATGGGAGGGCGAGACGGTGGCGGTTCTCCTCCGACACCGGCGTCCAGCGAGGACCCTCACCAGACTTCCTCGATGCCGCTGTCGCCGGACAAAGAAGGCTAGTCCAACCGGCGACCGTGGCTTAAAGCTACAGGTTTCGTGCCGCCGGACTGTGTGGTTTCGGTTTTGGCAAATGAAGTCAGTTCATGGGAAGAAGGCCATCTCCCATTTATTCTTCTTG GCTGATTATTGTCGGTAA
- the LOC112270919 gene encoding uncharacterized protein LOC112270919 isoform X1, with product MEVKQQQQQRRYCRSFLVHTLLLLLFLTIFPVLNAGLLLTGGEMSTAGRDGGGSSVCLNDQFCRRNVYRRSFLNFSLEKSLWEGETVAVLLRHRRPARTLTRLPRCRCRRTKKASPTGDRGLKLQVSCRRTVWFRFWQMKSVHGKKAISHLFFLVIIVVSYAYATNGA from the exons ATGGAAgtaaagcagcagcagcagcagcgacgaTACTGCCGCTCCTTCCTCGTCCAtacgctgctgctgctgctgttcctgACCATTTTCCCGGTGCTCAACGCCGGCTTACTCCTCACCGGAG GAGAAATGTCTACAGCTGggcgagacggcggcggtTCTTCTGTCTGTCTGAATGATCAATTCTGTAGGAGAAATGTCTACAGACGATCATTTCTGAACTTTAGCTTA GAGAAAAGTCTATGGGAGGGCGAGACGGTGGCGGTTCTCCTCCGACACCGGCGTCCAGCGAGGACCCTCACCAGACTTCCTCGATGCCGCTGTCGCCGGACAAAGAAGGCTAGTCCAACCGGCGACCGTGGCTTAAAGCTACAGGTTTCGTGCCGCCGGACTGTGTGGTTTCGGTTTTGGCAAATGAAGTCAGTTCATGGGAAGAAGGCCATCTCCCATTTATTCTTCTTGGTGATAATTGTTGTTTCCTATGCGTATGCAACCAATGGAGCCTAA
- the LOC100839078 gene encoding rust resistance kinase Lr10 isoform X1 yields MFEGLVVALIFLVLNDGINRVTASGDGDFFHTCIPSRCSEGRIEIRFPFRLTTNPKSCGAPGMELSCSREADTILLHPILGLCKVTAIDYSSGTLTVIALEESWTRCPLQKISTTNLSTGVCIPYALETATLIRCSREFIPKYEASILQGLGDSIVGPISCLSNTSQFVYLMASGESMSLLPLDCTVVSNGIPIPDDYHSKSAASFPKFPKRAKRIITSAEATLSWSIPDIANICIECEQKGHHCGFSSQRRQAFCKHNGSRVKVIAATSSVATCVVLLLAAATALYLSLKSKTDEEVRLKIEIFLKAYGTSKPTRYTFSEVKKITRRFKDKLGNGGFGSVYRGQLASGVPVAVKMLENSKGNGEDFINEVATIGRIHHANVVRLLGFYSEGTRRALIYQFMPNGSLEKYIFAHESDIFRELLAPNKMLEIASGIAQGIEYLHQGGNQRILHFDIKPHNILLDCSFNPKISDFGLAKLCAREHSIVTLTAARGTMGYIAPELYSRNFGRISNKSDVYSFGMLVLEMVSGRRNSDAWIENQNELYMPEWIYEKIITEQELESTREMKQEEKEIVRKLAIVALWCIQWNPKDRPSMPKVSNMLTGSLLSLTMPPKPFVSSPGYITRQI; encoded by the exons ATGTTTGAAGGTTTGGTTGTAGCTCTGATATTCTTAGTTCTTAATGATGGAATCAACAGGGTCACAGCAAGTGGAGATGGAGATTTTTTCCATACCTGCATACCATCCAGGTGCAGTGAAGGCAGAATAGAAATCCGATTTCCGTTCCGCCTTACAACCAACCCCAAATCCTGTGGAGCACCTGGCATGGAGCTATCATGTTCTAGGGAAGCAGATACAATCCTACTTCACCCAATTCTTGGATTGTGCAAGGTCACTGCAATCGACTACAGTTCTGGTACTCTTACTGTCATCGCGCTTGAAGAATCATGGACTCGGTGCCCGCTTCAGAAGATCTCTACCACCAACCTATCAACTGGCGTATGCATACCTTACGCCCTTGAAACTGCAACCCTGATACGCTGTTCAAGAGAGTTCATACCAAAATACGAAGCCAGTATTTTACAAGGTTTGGGGGACAGTATTGTTGGCCCAATCTCTTGCCTGAGCAACACAAGCCAGTTTGTATATTTGATGGCCAGTGGTGAATCCATGTCTCTTCTTCCCTTAGATTGTACAGTGGTCTCCAACGGCATTCCGATACCAGATGATTATCATAGCAAATCTGCTGCATCGTTCCCCAAGTTCCCCAAAAGGGCCAAAAGAATCATCACATCTGCTGAGGCAACGTTGAGTTGGTCGATTCCTGACATTGCCAACATTTGTATAGAATGCGAGCAAAAAGGGCATCACTGTGGATTCAGCTCACAACGGAGGCAAGCATTCTGCAAGCACAATG GTTCCCGGGTCAAAGTCATTGCAG CAACATCGTCAGTAGCCACATGTGTGGTTCTCTTGTTGGCGGCAGCCACTGCACTATATCTGTCCCTAAAATCAAAGACTGATGAAGAGGTACGTTTGAAGATCGAAATATTTCTCAAGGCATACGGCACATCAAAACCAACAAGGTACACATTCTCCGAAGTTAAGAAAATAACAAGACGATTCAAAGATAAACTGGGGAACGGTGGCTTTGGAAGTGTATACAGAGGTCAGCTAGCAAGTGGAGTGCCTGTGGCAGTAAAGATGCTGGAGAACTCAAAGGGCAATGGAGAAGATTTCATAAATGAAGTTGCGACCATCGGTAGGATCCACCATGCCAATGTGGTTCGTCTCTTAGGATTTTACTCTGAAGGAACAAGGCGTGCTCTTATTTATCAATTCATGCCTAACGGATCACTGGAGAAATATATATTCGCACATGAATCAGATATTTTTCGGGAACTATTAGCACCCAACAAAATGCTGGAAATAGCATCAGGCATTGCACAAGGAATCGAATACCTGCATCAAGGGGGCAATCAGCGCATCCTCCACTTCGACATCAAACCTCACAACATCTTGCTTGACTGCAGCTTCAATCCAAAGATTTCAGACTTTGGCCTTGCAAAGCTGTGTGCAAGGGAACACAGCATCGTCACACTGACTGCAGCTAGAGGAACAATGGGCTACATTGCCCCAGAACTATATTCTCGTAACTTTGGGAGAATATCCAACAAGTCCGATGTTTATAGCTTTGGCATGCTAGTGTTGGAAATGGTGAGTGGGAGAAGGAACTCGGATGCATGGATCGAGAACCAAAATGAGCTTTACATGCCAGAGTGGATATATGAGAAAATCATCACGGAGCAAGAACTGGAATCAACAAGGGAGATGAAgcaagaagagaaggagaTAGTAAGAAAGCTGGCTATTGTGGCACTATGGTGCATCCAGTGGAACCCAAAAGATCGCCCATCTATGCCGAAAGTGTCAAACATGTTAACAGGAAGCTTGCTGAGCCTAACAATGCCTCCTAAGCCATTTGTATCGTCTCCGGGCTACATTACGCgacaaatttaa
- the LOC100839078 gene encoding rust resistance kinase Lr10 isoform X2 → MELSCSREADTILLHPILGLCKVTAIDYSSGTLTVIALEESWTRCPLQKISTTNLSTGVCIPYALETATLIRCSREFIPKYEASILQGLGDSIVGPISCLSNTSQFVYLMASGESMSLLPLDCTVVSNGIPIPDDYHSKSAASFPKFPKRAKRIITSAEATLSWSIPDIANICIECEQKGHHCGFSSQRRQAFCKHNGSRVKVIAATSSVATCVVLLLAAATALYLSLKSKTDEEVRLKIEIFLKAYGTSKPTRYTFSEVKKITRRFKDKLGNGGFGSVYRGQLASGVPVAVKMLENSKGNGEDFINEVATIGRIHHANVVRLLGFYSEGTRRALIYQFMPNGSLEKYIFAHESDIFRELLAPNKMLEIASGIAQGIEYLHQGGNQRILHFDIKPHNILLDCSFNPKISDFGLAKLCAREHSIVTLTAARGTMGYIAPELYSRNFGRISNKSDVYSFGMLVLEMVSGRRNSDAWIENQNELYMPEWIYEKIITEQELESTREMKQEEKEIVRKLAIVALWCIQWNPKDRPSMPKVSNMLTGSLLSLTMPPKPFVSSPGYITRQI, encoded by the exons ATGGAGCTATCATGTTCTAGGGAAGCAGATACAATCCTACTTCACCCAATTCTTGGATTGTGCAAGGTCACTGCAATCGACTACAGTTCTGGTACTCTTACTGTCATCGCGCTTGAAGAATCATGGACTCGGTGCCCGCTTCAGAAGATCTCTACCACCAACCTATCAACTGGCGTATGCATACCTTACGCCCTTGAAACTGCAACCCTGATACGCTGTTCAAGAGAGTTCATACCAAAATACGAAGCCAGTATTTTACAAGGTTTGGGGGACAGTATTGTTGGCCCAATCTCTTGCCTGAGCAACACAAGCCAGTTTGTATATTTGATGGCCAGTGGTGAATCCATGTCTCTTCTTCCCTTAGATTGTACAGTGGTCTCCAACGGCATTCCGATACCAGATGATTATCATAGCAAATCTGCTGCATCGTTCCCCAAGTTCCCCAAAAGGGCCAAAAGAATCATCACATCTGCTGAGGCAACGTTGAGTTGGTCGATTCCTGACATTGCCAACATTTGTATAGAATGCGAGCAAAAAGGGCATCACTGTGGATTCAGCTCACAACGGAGGCAAGCATTCTGCAAGCACAATG GTTCCCGGGTCAAAGTCATTGCAG CAACATCGTCAGTAGCCACATGTGTGGTTCTCTTGTTGGCGGCAGCCACTGCACTATATCTGTCCCTAAAATCAAAGACTGATGAAGAGGTACGTTTGAAGATCGAAATATTTCTCAAGGCATACGGCACATCAAAACCAACAAGGTACACATTCTCCGAAGTTAAGAAAATAACAAGACGATTCAAAGATAAACTGGGGAACGGTGGCTTTGGAAGTGTATACAGAGGTCAGCTAGCAAGTGGAGTGCCTGTGGCAGTAAAGATGCTGGAGAACTCAAAGGGCAATGGAGAAGATTTCATAAATGAAGTTGCGACCATCGGTAGGATCCACCATGCCAATGTGGTTCGTCTCTTAGGATTTTACTCTGAAGGAACAAGGCGTGCTCTTATTTATCAATTCATGCCTAACGGATCACTGGAGAAATATATATTCGCACATGAATCAGATATTTTTCGGGAACTATTAGCACCCAACAAAATGCTGGAAATAGCATCAGGCATTGCACAAGGAATCGAATACCTGCATCAAGGGGGCAATCAGCGCATCCTCCACTTCGACATCAAACCTCACAACATCTTGCTTGACTGCAGCTTCAATCCAAAGATTTCAGACTTTGGCCTTGCAAAGCTGTGTGCAAGGGAACACAGCATCGTCACACTGACTGCAGCTAGAGGAACAATGGGCTACATTGCCCCAGAACTATATTCTCGTAACTTTGGGAGAATATCCAACAAGTCCGATGTTTATAGCTTTGGCATGCTAGTGTTGGAAATGGTGAGTGGGAGAAGGAACTCGGATGCATGGATCGAGAACCAAAATGAGCTTTACATGCCAGAGTGGATATATGAGAAAATCATCACGGAGCAAGAACTGGAATCAACAAGGGAGATGAAgcaagaagagaaggagaTAGTAAGAAAGCTGGCTATTGTGGCACTATGGTGCATCCAGTGGAACCCAAAAGATCGCCCATCTATGCCGAAAGTGTCAAACATGTTAACAGGAAGCTTGCTGAGCCTAACAATGCCTCCTAAGCCATTTGTATCGTCTCCGGGCTACATTACGCgacaaatttaa
- the LOC112268555 gene encoding uncharacterized protein LOC112268555, protein MRPTPAVRRPVLGFKDYSPRRGFTIHASCDGLLLLSLGNHRFYLCNPATRQSCALPDLTGCNVAALYPHRPSGEYRVLYSKHSGRSSDDRVYHVLTVSSSGGPRCIGLPLENAPRHWFVPACQHQPVLLHDCLHWHLGRNCSDSLVGKVVVFDTVLESFRLMQSPIASRSVHLLQMDGTLGIRHIDHAATMTELWVLRDYEMEGWSLKYRAELCVADMREHITDRCILSRKVVSENGDMLVTGSPSLSYHLLHCDSNGKLLEKYQWQGVATSVLGLCFKESLIRHAFFQRKDGSRVRVPRFFRGL, encoded by the coding sequence ATGCGGCCAACCCCCGCCGTGCGCCGGCCCGTCCTCGGGTTCAAAGACTACTCCCCACGCCGTGGCTTCACCATCCACGCCTCCtgcgacggcctcctcctcctgtccCTCGGGAACCACCGCTTCTACCTCTGCAACCCGGCCACGCGCCAGTCGTGCGCGCTCCCGGATCTCACCGGCTGCAATGTCGCCGCTCTGTACCCTCACCGCCCCTCCGGCGAGTACCGCGTCCTCTACTCCAAGCACTCAGGGCGCAGCAGCGACGATAGAGTCTACCACGTCCTCACGGTATCCTCCTCCGGGGGACCGAGGTGCATCGGGCTGCCTCTGGAGAACGCCCCGAGACACTGGTTTGTTCCTGCCTGCCAGCACCAGCCCGTCCTGCTACATGACTGCCTGCACTGGCACCTTGGTAGGAATTGCAGCGACTCCTTGGTTGGTAAGGTAGTAGTTTTCGACACAGTGCTTGAGTCATTCAGGTTGATGCAGTCTCCCATAGCCAGCAGATCGGTACATTTGCTTCAGATGGACGGTACACTTGGCATCAGACATATAGATCATGCTGCCACGATGACAGAATTATGGGTGCTGCGAGACTATGAGATGGAGGGATGGTCATTAAAGTACCGAGCTGAATTGTGTGTGGCGGATATGAGGGAGCATATTACAGATAGGTGCATTTTAAGCAGGAAGGTTGTGTCTGAGAATGGAGATATGCTGGTAACTGGCAGCCCTAGTTTGTCCTACCACCTGCTTCACTGTGATAGCAACGGTAAGTTGCTGGAGAAATACCAATGGCAGGGTGTTGCTACAAGTGTTCTTGGGCTCTGTTTCAAAGAAAGCCTTATAAGGCATGCGTTCTTCCAGAGGAAAGATGGCAGCCGTGTGAGGGTGCCGCGTTTTTTCCGAGGGCTATAG
- the LOC104582467 gene encoding G-type lectin S-receptor-like serine/threonine-protein kinase SD2-5 isoform X1, producing the protein MGVMGIFLTLHNLPPLLLFLLLNFVLPVVTTNSGLTTNSGLTVTLNITNRCSYTVWPAALPVGGGMRLDTGKTWTLDVPYDTTRGRVWARTGCSFDSKGHGFCQTGDCSGVLDCRSDGNPPLTVADFSLNQYTTNSFFDISLYNGFNVPMEFLPIQVKGQGSPGCSKGPHCAANITSQCPRELKAPGGCNSACTVLNNQYCCSGDDCDSNKYSAFFVRMCPEALSYSRDAPLSTAFTCPFQTNYQVTFCPPVDLTSSPKSPHGTIAIGASLVLGSVVGFILITAFISYIVYRRRTRRHQKMEDEEEDFGNLQGTPMRFTFQQLEVATKQFREKLGEGGFGSVFKGQFGEERIAVKRLDRAGQGKREFSAEVQTIGSIHHINLVRLIGFCAETSHRLLVYEYMPRGSLDRWIYHRQENSVPPLDWKTRCKIVTHIAKGLSYLHEECTRRIAHLDVKPQNILLDENFNAKLSDFGLCKLIDRDMSQVVTRMRGTPGYLAPEWLTSQITEKADVYSFGVVVMEIISGRKNLDTSRSEESIHLITLLEEKVKSEHLVDLIDKDNDDMQVHKQEVIQMMKLAMWCLQIDCKRRPEMSVVVKVLEGTMDAETNIDHNFVATSPANLRIAGNVNCSAPLLASEVSGPR; encoded by the coding sequence ATGGGAGTCATGGGAATTTTCCTGACTCTCCACAACctgcctcccctcctcctcttcctcctcctcaactTTGTCCTGCCTGTTGTCACCACCAACTCCGGCCTCACCACCAACTCCGGCCTCACCGTCACACTGAACATCACCAACCGATGCTCCTACACTGTGTGGCCGGCCGCTTTGCCGGTAGGAGGCGGCATGCGGCTCGACACAGGGAAGACATGGACCCTCGACGTGCCCTATGACACCACTAGAGGGCGCGTGTGGGCTCGAACTGGCTGCTCATTTGACAGCAAAGGTCACGGATTTTGCCAGACAGGTGACTGCAGCGGCGTGCTAGATTGCAGGAGTGATGGTAACCCGCCTCTGACAGTTGCTGACTTCTCCCTCAACCAGTACACCACTAACAGTTTCTTCGACATCTCCCTCTATAACGGCTTCAATGTACCCATGGAGTTCCTGCCAATACAGGTCAAGGGGCAAGGATCACCAGGGTGCAGCAAGGGGCCCCATTGTGCGGCCAACATCACGTCACAGTGTCCGAGGGAGCTGAAGGCCCCGGGAGGCTGCAATAGCGCTTGTACGGTGTTGAACAACCAGTACTGCTGCTCTGGGGACGACTGTGATTCCAACAAATACTCTGCCTTCTTTGTGCGGATGTGCCCTGAGGCATTAAGTTACTCCAGGGATGCTCCCTTAAGCACTGCATTCACTTGCCCGTTCCAAACCAACTACCAGGTTACCTTCTGCCCACCGGTCGATCTAACTTCTTCACCTAAAAGTCCTCATGGAACAATTGCTATTGGGGCTAGTCTTGTTCTGGGTTCCGTGGTAGGTTTTATTTTAATCACCGCATTCATCTCTTACATTGTGTATAGACGAAGAACACGACGGCACCAGAAGATGGAGGACGAAGAGGAAGATTTTGGAAACCTACAAGGAACACCAATGAGGTTCACATTTCAACAGTTAGAAGTAGCAACCAAGCAATTTAGAGAAAAGCTCGGTGAAGGAGGTTTTGGGTCTGTTTTCAAGGGGCAGTTTGGTGAGGAAAGAATTGCAGTGAAACGTTTGGATCGAGCAGGTCAGGGAAAGAGAGAATTTTCGGCAGAGGTTCAGACAATCGGCAGCATTCATCATATCAATCTGGTGAGGTTAATTGGTTTCTGTGCAGAAACATCACACCGACTCCTGGTGTATGAGTATATGCCCAGAGGATCTTTGGACAGGTGGATTTATCATCGACAAGAAAATAGTGTTCCCCCCCTTGATTGGAAGACGCGATGCAAGATTGTTACTCACATAGCTAAGGGTCTCTCTTATCTTCACGAGGAGTGCACAAGAAGAATTGCTCATTTGGATGTCAAACCACAAAATATCCTCTTAGACGAGAACTTCAATGCTAAGCTATCTGATTTTGGATTGTGCAAGCTCATTGATAGGGATATGAGCCAAGTGGTTACTAGAATGAGAGGCACACCTGGGTATTTAGCTCCTGAATGGTTGACATCACAGATCACAGAAAAGGCCGATGTCTACAGCTTTGGCGTTGTGGTCATGGAAATCATCAGCGGACGAAAGAACCTCGACACTTCCCGATCTGAAGAGAGCATCCATCTCATCACCTTATTggaagaaaaggtgaaaagtGAACACTTGGTAGATTTGATTGACAAGGACAATGATGACATGCAAGTACACAAGCAAGAAGTAATTCAGATGATGAAGCTCGCGATGTGGTGTTTGCAGATTGATTGCAAAAGAAGACCTGAAATGTCCGTGGTCGTCAAAGTCTTGGAAGGCACCATGGATGCAGAGACAAACATAGATCATAATTTTGTTGCAACAAGTCCAGCAAACCTTCGTATTGCCGGAAATGTAAATTGCTCAGCTCCACTCCTAGCCTCAGAAGTATCAGGCCCCAGGTGA
- the LOC104582467 gene encoding protein P21-like isoform X2 encodes MGVMGIFLTLHNLPPLLLFLLLNFVLPVVTTNSGLTTNSGLTVTLNITNRCSYTVWPAALPVGGGMRLDTGKTWTLDVPYDTTRGRVWARTGCSFDSKGHGFCQTGDCSGVLDCRSDGNPPLTVADFSLNQYTTNSFFDISLYNGFNVPMEFLPIQVKGQGSPGCSKGPHCAANITSQCPRELKAPGGCNSACTVLNNQYCCSGDDCDSNKYSAFFVRMCPEALSYSRDAPLSTAFTCPFQTNYQTKNTTAPEDGGRRGRFWKPTRNTNEVHISTVRSSNQAI; translated from the exons ATGGGAGTCATGGGAATTTTCCTGACTCTCCACAACctgcctcccctcctcctcttcctcctcctcaactTTGTCCTGCCTGTTGTCACCACCAACTCCGGCCTCACCACCAACTCCGGCCTCACCGTCACACTGAACATCACCAACCGATGCTCCTACACTGTGTGGCCGGCCGCTTTGCCGGTAGGAGGCGGCATGCGGCTCGACACAGGGAAGACATGGACCCTCGACGTGCCCTATGACACCACTAGAGGGCGCGTGTGGGCTCGAACTGGCTGCTCATTTGACAGCAAAGGTCACGGATTTTGCCAGACAGGTGACTGCAGCGGCGTGCTAGATTGCAGGAGTGATGGTAACCCGCCTCTGACAGTTGCTGACTTCTCCCTCAACCAGTACACCACTAACAGTTTCTTCGACATCTCCCTCTATAACGGCTTCAATGTACCCATGGAGTTCCTGCCAATACAGGTCAAGGGGCAAGGATCACCAGGGTGCAGCAAGGGGCCCCATTGTGCGGCCAACATCACGTCACAGTGTCCGAGGGAGCTGAAGGCCCCGGGAGGCTGCAATAGCGCTTGTACGGTGTTGAACAACCAGTACTGCTGCTCTGGGGACGACTGTGATTCCAACAAATACTCTGCCTTCTTTGTGCGGATGTGCCCTGAGGCATTAAGTTACTCCAGGGATGCTCCCTTAAGCACTGCATTCACTTGCCCGTTCCAAACCAACTACCAG ACGAAGAACACGACGGCACCAGAAGATGGAGGACGAAGAGGAAGATTTTGGAAACCTACAAGGAACACCAATGAGGTTCACATTTCAACAGTTAGAAGTAGCAACCAAGCAATTTAG